In Deltaproteobacteria bacterium, a single window of DNA contains:
- a CDS encoding GNAT family N-acetyltransferase, protein MQPAPESDVARLAAYLQRNRELHLYELGDLDDFFFPHTRWWGSGAAELEALCLVYEGSFGATLLAFAEPGAEAPMRSLLRAIEGRLPARFHAHLSNGLARSVSRRFELTSRTPALKLALRDTGGVAAADTTGVVAVDPKDLDGVEAFYRDAYPANWFDPRMLETGRYVGVRDGNRWLAIAGVHVYSREYRVAALGNIATARDARGRGLGAKVTAALCQTLLRDGVVVIGLNVMRDNEAALRCYRKLGFETIAEYEELEAQTSRSGAAPLS, encoded by the coding sequence ATGCAGCCCGCACCCGAGAGCGACGTCGCGCGCCTGGCCGCGTACCTGCAGAGGAACCGCGAGCTGCACCTGTACGAGCTCGGTGATCTGGACGACTTCTTCTTTCCGCACACGCGCTGGTGGGGTTCGGGCGCAGCCGAGCTCGAGGCGCTCTGCCTGGTCTACGAGGGAAGCTTCGGCGCGACGCTGCTCGCGTTCGCGGAGCCCGGAGCCGAGGCGCCCATGCGGTCTCTGCTGCGCGCGATCGAGGGCCGCTTGCCGGCGCGCTTCCACGCGCACCTGTCGAATGGTCTGGCGCGGAGCGTGTCGCGGCGCTTCGAGCTCACCTCGCGCACGCCGGCGCTGAAGCTCGCGCTGCGCGACACGGGCGGGGTCGCGGCGGCCGACACGACGGGCGTCGTCGCGGTCGATCCCAAAGACCTCGACGGCGTCGAGGCGTTCTACCGCGACGCCTATCCCGCGAACTGGTTCGACCCCCGCATGCTCGAGACCGGTCGCTACGTCGGCGTGCGCGACGGGAATCGCTGGCTGGCGATCGCCGGCGTGCACGTGTACTCGCGGGAGTACCGCGTGGCGGCGCTGGGCAACATCGCCACCGCCCGCGACGCGCGCGGCCGCGGTCTCGGCGCGAAGGTGACCGCGGCGCTGTGCCAGACGCTGCTGCGCGACGGCGTCGTGGTGATCGGGCTGAACGTCATGCGCGACAACGAGGCGGCGCTGCGCTGCTACCGCAAGCTCGGCTTCGAGACGATCGCGGAGTACGAGGAGCTCGAGGCGCAAACATCTAGAAGCGGGGCAGCACCTCTGTCATGA